Sequence from the Agrococcus sp. SL85 genome:
TGCTGCTGGCGCTCGGCGCGGGCGCGTTCTGGGCGCTCTACATCCTCTCCTCGGCCGCCGTCGGGCGACGCGTGCCCGGGCTCGGCGGCCTGGCCGGGGCGCTCGTGGTCGCGGCCGTCGCGGTGCTGCCGTTCGGGCTCGCGGGCGCGCTCTCGTCGGTCGCCGCGGACCCGTCCGTCCTCGTGCCGGCGTTCGGCATCGCGATGCTCTCGAGCGCGATCGCGTACGGCCTGGAGCTGCTGGCGCTGCGCCGCGTGCCGACGCGCGTCTTCGGCACGCTCATGGCGATGGAGCCCGCAGCAGCGGCGCTCTTCGGCCTGCTGGTCGTGGGCGAGGCGCTCACGGGCCTCGACCTCCTCGCCCTCGCGCTCGTCATCGTGGCCGCGGCGGGCGTCTCGCTCACCGCCGCGCGGGCGCGGCGCGAGCCGCCGCCCGTCACGGGCCAGCCTGCTGCCGCTGCCGTAGCCGCGGCGCCAGCGCTTGCGCGGTGGGACGATGGACCCATGGAGGGGCGCGGCGACGAGCGGTGGGCCCGGCCGGGGGCCGGAGGGCCTGATGCGGCTGACGGTGCGTCGCCGGACGCGCCTCAGGCGCACTCGGCCGCGGCACCCTGGGTGCGGGGCCCGCGCGAGCGGCGCCCCCAGGAGCCCGTGGCCGGCGTGCCCCTGCCCGAGCTGCCGTTCGTCGCGCCGCCCGAGGCCGCCGAGGGAGGGCCGACGGATCGCTCGATCCTGCCGGTGGCGATCGGTGTCGCGCTGCTGGCGGTGCTCGCGTGCGTGCCGCACTGGGTGGCGCCGACCGTGGCGCTCATGGTGGCGCTCGTCGGCATCCCGATCGCCTGGGGCTTCCGCCGCATCTCGGAGGGGCGGCGGCGCATCCACTACGTCGTGATCGTGGTGGCGCTGCTGCTGTGCGCGGTGCTCGCCGTCGTCGCGCCGATGCTGTGGCTCGAGGCGGGCGTGCTGCGGCCGCTCGAGGTGCCGGGCACGGCGTAGGCCGCTCGGGCGGAGCCCGGGCCTGCACGAGCGGATGACGGGCGCGGAGGTCCGGTGGATCTCCGCGTGATCCGACCAGCGCGGCCGGAGGCCGCTCGACGGTTCGATTGCCGTCGGGAGCGAGCGAAGGCCCGGTCGAAGACCGGGCCTGCACGAGCGGATGACGGGCGCGGAGGTCCGGTGGATCTCCGCGTGATCCGACCTGCGCGGCCGGAGGCCGCTCGACGGTTCGATTGCCGTCGGGAGCAAGCGAAGGCCCGGTCGAAGACCGGGCCTGCACGAGCGGATGACGGGAATCGAACCCGCGCTATCAGCTTGGGAAGCTGAAGTTCTGCCATTGAACTACATCCGCGCAGCCGCCTGCGCGACCGACATCATCCTACGGCACGCGCGCTCGATCGGGCTGAGCGGAGGGGCGGACGCACTATGCACCCGGCGTCGCGCTGGGGCCGATCGAGCGCGGGCGGGGCCTCGTGACGCGTGGTGCCTGCGGCGGCGCGCTCCTCGACCGGCGCGGCTACGCGACGAGGCCCGCGTGCTCCGGATGCCGCGCGAGCCAGCCCTGCACGAAGGTGCACTGCGGCACGATGCGGCGGCCGGCCTCGCGCGCATCCGCCATCGCGAACGCCGCGAGGGCGCTGCCGACGCCGTGGCCGCCGAACGCCTCGCCGACCACGGTGTGCTGCAGCACGCGCCCGCGCGCCTCGTCGACGTAGGAGAGGACGCCGGCGAGGCGGTCGCCGATGTGCGCCTCGTAGCGGCCGCGGTCGGTGTCGTCGCCGACGACGACGTGCTGGTGCTCCGTCACGAGCCCATCCAAGCGCCGATCGGCGCCGGCCGACAAGGGCCGACGCCGATCGGCGCGCAGGACGCGGTCAGCTGGTGTCGCCCGGACGCTCCGGGACATCCTCGGCGGGAGGCGCCGCGGCGTCGCGGCCTGCGGTCGCGGTCGAGGTGGCGCCCGCCGTGGCCTTCGACTCGTGCATCGTGTCGTGCAGCTTGACCGGCTCCGCGGCCTTCCTCCCCTTCCGCTTGGCCTTGTTGCGCGCGTAGGCGAGGTTCAGCACCTCGACGAGCACCGCGAACGCCATCGGGCCGTAGATGAGGGCCTTCTCGATGTGGATGCCGAAGCCCTCGGCCACGAGGAAGACGCCGATGAGCAGCAGGAACGAGAGCGCCAGCATCTTCACCGTCGGGTGGCGGTTCACGAACTCGAAGATGTACTTCGCGGCGAACAGCAGGATGCCGAACGAGATGACGACGGCGGCGATGATCACGACCATGTTGCTCGTCATGCCGACGGCCGTGATGACGGAGTCGAGCGAGAACACGAGGTCCATCACGAGGATCTGCGCGAGCACCGCGCCGAAGGTGGCCTTCACGGCCGAGGCACCGTGCTCCTCCTCGCCCTCGAGCTTCAGGTGGATCTCGTGCACCGCCTTGTAGAGCAGGAAGCCGCCGCCCGCGATGAGCACGAGCTCGCGGCCCGAGAAGCCCATCCCGAACACCTCGAAGAGGTCCTCGTCGAGCGTGATGATCCAGCCCGCGAGCAGCACGAGCAGCACGCGCATGCCCATCGCGAGGGTGAGGCCGAGGGTGCGCGCCCGCGCCTGCTGCTCCTTGGGGAGCTTCGAGGCGAGGATCGAGATGAAGATGACGTTGTCGACGCCGAGGACGATCTCGAGCACGAACAGCGTGAGGAAGATCGCCAGCAGGTCGGGCGTGAATTCGAAGGAGAAGTCCATTTGAGCGCTGATCGTAGGCAGGTCAGGCGTCGGGATGCTGGGAATCGCGGTGCGCGCCGGGAGCGGCGAGCCCGCGCCGCAGCCAGGGGCGGAAGAGCCGGGTGACGAACGGCAGCACCACCACGACCATCACGGGCGTGAGCAGCAGGGTCGAGATGAGCAGCCGCAGCCACAGCTGCAGGCCCTCGAAGCCGGGGATCAGGCCCAGCAGGAACGTGGCGAGCAGGTTCATGGGGAAGAAGGCCGTCCACACGGTGACGGCCTGCTTCCAGCGCGGCGGCGCCGGCTCCTCGACGCGGATCTGCACGTGCTCGCCGGGCAGGGTGATCCCCTCGACGGCGTCGAACCAGCCCTCGATGCCGGTGCGCCGCTCCACGCGCGCCTCGTGCGCGAAGGCGGCGCCGGCGTCGAGCCAGCGGCGGCGCTCCTCGCTGCCCTCCCACTCGGCGAGCAGCGCCGCGTCGTCGAAGCGGTAGAGCATGTGCCAGGTGTCGCTGCCGGCGGCCTCCTCGACCCATCCGGCGCCGAGGAAGCCGGGGCGCGTGGAGGCGAGGTCGATGCCCTGCTGGAGCCAGGTGCGCGCGTAGTCGTGGAGCGCCGGGTCGATGCGGCGCTCGATGGCGACGGTGATGGGCTGCGACATGCATCCAGGATGCCGCGCCCGCGAGGCCTCCGTGTGACGGCCGCGTTGCGACCGCGTCACCGCCTCCTCGACGTCTGGGCGCGCACCTCGGCCCCGGATCCGGGGTCGGGATGCGCGCCCAGGCGTCGAGATCAGGGCACGCGGTGCAGCCACTCCTCGGTCGAGAACTTCGTGCGGATGAGCTCGTCGGCCGCGGCGAGCTCGGCCTCGGTGAGCGCGCCGTCCGTGCCGCCGTACAGCCGCCGGAACGTGGCCTTCAGCGCCTCCTGGATCGCGGCCTTCGCCATGCCGGTCTGCGAGCGCAGGGGGTCGACGCGCTTCTTCGCGCTCGTCGTGCCCTTGTCGCTCAGCTTCTCCTTGCCGATGCGCAGCACCTCGGTCATCTTGTCGGCGTCGATGTCGTACGACATGGTCGCGTGGTGCAGCACGGCGCCGCCCGCGAGGCGCTTCTGCGCGGCCCCGCCGATCTTGCCCTTCGCGGAGGTGATGTCGTTGAGCGGCGCGTAGTAGGCGTCGATCCCGAGGTCCTTGAGCGCCTCGATGACCCACGCGTCGAGGAACGCGTAGGAGTCCTGGAAGCTCATGCCCTGCACGAGGTCGCCGGGCACGTAGAGCGAGTAGGTGATCGCGTTGTCGGGCTCCGAGAACATCGCGCCGCCGCCCGTGATGCGGCGCAGCACCGGGATGCCGTGCCTGGCCGCCGCCTCGGGCTCGACCTCGTTGCGGTAGCTCTGGAACGAGCCGATGTAGACGGCGGGGCCCGAGAGGTTCCAGAAGCGCAGCGTCGGGCCGCGGCGACCGGCGCCGACCTCCTGCGTGAGCACCTCGTCGAGCGCCGTGTGCAGGATCGGGAGGCGCGGCTCGTCATCGACGATCGTCCACTCGTAGTCGGCGAACGAGCGCGCGTGCTGCAGCGAGCGGCGGATCGCGACGCCCACCGCCTCGGGCGTGAAGCCGAGCAGCACGGCTCCCTCGGGGAGGGCCGCGCGGATCGCAGCGGCGATCTCTGCGGCGGTCGACGAGGTGGGGAGGCCCTCGACCGCGGCGTCGATCGCGCCGAGCGCCTCGTCGGGCTCCAGGAAGAAGTCGCCCGCGAGGCGGAAGCCGACGATGCGGCCGTCCTGCTCCTCGAGGTCGACGACCACGAGCTTGCCGCCGGGGACCTTGTACTCGCCGTGCATGGGATCAGCCTACGGCTGCGCGCTCCTCGACCGGCGGGGATCAGGCGGGCGCGAGCCTCGCGTCGAACCAGGCGACGAGGTCGTCGAGCACCTTGCCGCGGTTGATCTCGTTGACGATCTCGTGGCGCCCGCCCGGGTAGACGGTCACGGTCACGTCGCTGAGCCCGCCGCGCCGCCGGTAGGCCTCGGCGAGCCGTCGCATCGAGCGCGGGCCGCCGAGCGTGTCGTCGGAGCCGCCCGCGATGAGCAGCGGGATCTCGTGCGACATCCGGTTCGGCACGCCCAGGAGCCGCGCCGCCTCGACGGGGCCGAACAGCTGCAGCACCTTCGCGGGGAACGTGAGCGGGTCGGCCACGAACGCCTCGACGACGGCGGGGTCGCGCGAGAGCCACTCGTAGCCGGTGTCGCCGAGGTGGGCGTGGCGGGCGTTGAGATCGCCCGAGTTCATGGCTCCCGGCAGGCGCAGCGCCGTGCCCGAGAGCACGACGGCGTCGACGAGGTCGGAGTGGCGCTGCAGCAGGATCTGCGCCGAGAGCGAGCCCCAGGAGTGCGCGAGCAGGCCGATGGGCAGGCCCGGGTGCGCACCGCGCATGCGCTTGAGCGTCATCGCGAGGTCGCCGACGACGGCGCGCATGCCGCCCGGCCCGAGCCGGCCCAGCTTCGACAGGTCGCCGCCGTGCTGCTCGATGCCCGTGGCGCCATGCCCGCGCTGGTCGATCGCCCACACGGCGTAGCCCGCCTGCACGAGCCGCTGGGCCACGTGCTCCCAGCGCAGCGCGTGCTCGCCCACGCCGTGCGCGATGAGGATCGCCGCCTTCGGGCGACCCGGCTGCCAGCGGTACTGGTGGATGGTCACGCCCTGCAGGTCGACGAAGGTCGACTCGTCGCGGATGGCGGTGATCTGCACGTCGGGATCCTACTCGCGGCGTCCATGCGGCGCCCCTCGGGCGCCGAGGGGCGCCGGTGGAGGCGGGAGCGGGGCGGGCGCGCCGCCGGGGATACGATCCGGGGAGCGGCCGACGCCGGCCGCGCCTCCCCAGCCCCCTCCCCGAGGAGCAGCATGCCCTGGCGCCGCCGCGACGCATCCGACCTCTCCGCCACCGACCTCGTCCTGCCCGAGGAGCGCCTCGGCTGGGGCCGCACGATCGGGCTCGGCATGCAGCACGTCGTCGCCATGTTCGGCGCCACGTTCCTCGTGCCGATCATCACGGGCTTCCCGCCCTCGACGACGCTGCTGTTCTCAGGGCTCGGCACGATCCTGTTCCTGCTCGTCACCGGCAACCGGCTGCCCAGCTACCTCGGCTCGTCGTTCGCGTTCCTGGCGCCCGTCGGCGCCGCCACCGCGATGGGCGGCCAGGGCTTCGCGCTCGCGGGCATCGTGCTCGTGGGCGCGCTGCTCGCGATCGTCGGCCTCGTCGTGCACCTCGCCGGCACCCGCTGGATCACGGCGCTCATGCCGCCCGTGGTCTCCGGCACGATCGTCGCGCTCATCGGCTTCAACCTCGCGCCGGCCGCGAAGACGAACTTCGAGGCCGACCCGCTGCTCTCGGTCATCACGCTCGGCGCGATCGTCCTCACCGCCGTGCTCTTCCGCGGCCTCCTCGGCCGCCTCGCGATCCTCGTGGGCGTCGTCGTCGGCTACGTCGTCGCCGCCTTCCAGCAGAAGATCGACTGGGATGCGATCTGGTCGCAGCCGCTCGTGGGCCTGCCCGACTTCCAGACGCCCTCGTTCGACCCGGCGCTGCTGCCCTCGCTGCTGCTGTTCGTGCCGGTCGTGCTGCCGCTCATCGCCGAGAACCTCGGCCACGTGAAGGGCGTCGGCCAGCTCATCGACCGCGACCTCGACCCGCTCGCCGGCCGCGCGCTCATGGCCGACGGCGGCGCCACCGTGCTCGC
This genomic interval carries:
- a CDS encoding antibiotic biosynthesis monooxygenase, with the protein product MSQPITVAIERRIDPALHDYARTWLQQGIDLASTRPGFLGAGWVEEAAGSDTWHMLYRFDDAALLAEWEGSEERRRWLDAGAAFAHEARVERRTGIEGWFDAVEGITLPGEHVQIRVEEPAPPRWKQAVTVWTAFFPMNLLATFLLGLIPGFEGLQLWLRLLISTLLLTPVMVVVVLPFVTRLFRPWLRRGLAAPGAHRDSQHPDA
- a CDS encoding TerC family protein; protein product: MDFSFEFTPDLLAIFLTLFVLEIVLGVDNVIFISILASKLPKEQQARARTLGLTLAMGMRVLLVLLAGWIITLDEDLFEVFGMGFSGRELVLIAGGGFLLYKAVHEIHLKLEGEEEHGASAVKATFGAVLAQILVMDLVFSLDSVITAVGMTSNMVVIIAAVVISFGILLFAAKYIFEFVNRHPTVKMLALSFLLLIGVFLVAEGFGIHIEKALIYGPMAFAVLVEVLNLAYARNKAKRKGRKAAEPVKLHDTMHESKATAGATSTATAGRDAAAPPAEDVPERPGDTS
- a CDS encoding lipoate--protein ligase family protein; the protein is MHGEYKVPGGKLVVVDLEEQDGRIVGFRLAGDFFLEPDEALGAIDAAVEGLPTSSTAAEIAAAIRAALPEGAVLLGFTPEAVGVAIRRSLQHARSFADYEWTIVDDEPRLPILHTALDEVLTQEVGAGRRGPTLRFWNLSGPAVYIGSFQSYRNEVEPEAAARHGIPVLRRITGGGAMFSEPDNAITYSLYVPGDLVQGMSFQDSYAFLDAWVIEALKDLGIDAYYAPLNDITSAKGKIGGAAQKRLAGGAVLHHATMSYDIDADKMTEVLRIGKEKLSDKGTTSAKKRVDPLRSQTGMAKAAIQEALKATFRRLYGGTDGALTEAELAAADELIRTKFSTEEWLHRVP
- a CDS encoding alpha/beta hydrolase, giving the protein MQITAIRDESTFVDLQGVTIHQYRWQPGRPKAAILIAHGVGEHALRWEHVAQRLVQAGYAVWAIDQRGHGATGIEQHGGDLSKLGRLGPGGMRAVVGDLAMTLKRMRGAHPGLPIGLLAHSWGSLSAQILLQRHSDLVDAVVLSGTALRLPGAMNSGDLNARHAHLGDTGYEWLSRDPAVVEAFVADPLTFPAKVLQLFGPVEAARLLGVPNRMSHEIPLLIAGGSDDTLGGPRSMRRLAEAYRRRGGLSDVTVTVYPGGRHEIVNEINRGKVLDDLVAWFDARLAPA
- a CDS encoding uracil-xanthine permease family protein, with amino-acid sequence MPWRRRDASDLSATDLVLPEERLGWGRTIGLGMQHVVAMFGATFLVPIITGFPPSTTLLFSGLGTILFLLVTGNRLPSYLGSSFAFLAPVGAATAMGGQGFALAGIVLVGALLAIVGLVVHLAGTRWITALMPPVVSGTIVALIGFNLAPAAKTNFEADPLLSVITLGAIVLTAVLFRGLLGRLAILVGVVVGYVVAAFQQKIDWDAIWSQPLVGLPDFQTPSFDPALLPSLLLFVPVVLPLIAENLGHVKGVGQLIDRDLDPLAGRALMADGGATVLAGLFGGSATTTYGENIGVMSATRVFSTAAYWVAAITAILLGLSPVVGALIFAVPAGVLGGVTTALYGLIGIIGVRIWIENRVDFSVPKHQFAAGVGLIVAIANYTLTAGELVFEGIVLGTVATLVIYHLMGALERLRGGRDGAVREDHAPPAAV
- a CDS encoding GNAT family N-acetyltransferase, with the translated sequence MTEHQHVVVGDDTDRGRYEAHIGDRLAGVLSYVDEARGRVLQHTVVGEAFGGHGVGSALAAFAMADAREAGRRIVPQCTFVQGWLARHPEHAGLVA
- a CDS encoding EamA family transporter yields the protein MPRLPRVSSGGMLVGVLLVLCAISSVQLGGSIAKTVFDRIDPAALTLLRLVFAAAVMLLVARPRLRSWDAAAWRAVLALGATLAGMNLLFYLSLPRIPIALAVTLELLGPLVLALVQSRRVVDVAWVALAAVGVGVIGWQAVGGDLDPVGVLLALGAGAFWALYILSSAAVGRRVPGLGGLAGALVVAAVAVLPFGLAGALSSVAADPSVLVPAFGIAMLSSAIAYGLELLALRRVPTRVFGTLMAMEPAAAALFGLLVVGEALTGLDLLALALVIVAAAGVSLTAARARREPPPVTGQPAAAAVAAAPALARWDDGPMEGRGDERWARPGAGGPDAADGASPDAPQAHSAAAPWVRGPRERRPQEPVAGVPLPELPFVAPPEAAEGGPTDRSILPVAIGVALLAVLACVPHWVAPTVALMVALVGIPIAWGFRRISEGRRRIHYVVIVVALLLCAVLAVVAPMLWLEAGVLRPLEVPGTA